Genomic DNA from Gemmatimonadota bacterium:
CCCGGACTGGTGGTCCACGATGTACTCCTGCGGCAGTGCGTGCAGCAGCTCGCGGTCGGCCGGCACGACCACGGCCCGCGCCACCTCGTGCACCCGCTTCAGATCCGCGGGCGCGACCTCCTCCCCCACCACGGCCACCACGCCCGTGGACGGACCCGCCTGGATGTGCTCGCCCGCGACGCCGGCATAGATCCGGCCGGGCGAGACGCCCGCCATGAGCTCCGCCTCCTGCATCGCCTTGCGCACGCCGGCAGTCGTCTCCTCGAGGTCCGTGACCACTTCCCGCCGCACGCCGGCGCTCCTGGCTTGCCCCACGCCCAGCAGCTTGAGCACTCGCCGCCGCGCCGCGTCGCTCGTGACCTCGCCGATCACTGCGCACGTCTTGGTCGAGCCAATATCCAGTCCCGCAACGATGTTGGGCCGCATCTCAGTTCCCCAGCCCAGGGTCCAGGGAGACGACGACCTGATCACGGAAGCGCAGGTCGATGCGCCGCACCCGCTCGAGCTCGCCGCGCGCGCGCAGGTCCGCCAGCGCGAGGCGCAGTTGCTGGAACCGCGTGGCATCCGCGGCGGGGGGGAGCAGCGCATCCGCCTCGAGGGGCGGGCGGAAAAGCAGGCGCACGCCGCCATCGGCGCGGGCATGCGCCTCGGAAACGCGAGCGGCCAGCCCGGGCTCCAGGCGGCTGAGGCGCTCGAGCGTGGCCAGCGCGCTACGCGTCCCACCATCGCTCAGGCGACGACGGGCCCCGTACGCCCCCTGCGCCAGCAGCACTGGCAGGTCGAGCGCCGCCGCGGCCGCGTCGATGGGCAGCAGGTTGCCCGCCCCATCGACCGCACGCAGCTCCGGGGTGGCGAGCAGCGCCACCGGCTGCACCTCCTTCACTTCCAGGACGAGCGTGCCAGGGAGCTGCCGCTCGATTCTCACATCCGCCACCAGCGGGTGCCGCAGCAGCCGCTCCCGCCACGGCTCCGGGTTGTCGAATACACTCGATTCCGCCGTGATCCCGCTTACCGCCACCGCCACCTCAGCCCCGAGGTAGCGGGTGCCGACCAGTGCGACGCGGCGCACACGGAACGCCTCCACCGCGCGCAGCACCCGCGGTGTGATGACCGCGCTCGCGCCCAGCTTGCCGACCAGGGACGCGAGCAGCAGCCAGCGCAACCAGGGCTTGCGCTTCCGCCTCACCCACCCACCTCCGCGCCCAGCCGCGCGAGCAACTCGCGCGCGGCCTCGTCAATGTTGCCGGCGCCCATGGCCACGCAGACATCGCCCGGCCGCAGCCCGCCCAGCAGGGAGTCGACCAGCTCGGGGAGTGCGCCGTGATAGCGCACGTCCGCGGCGCCGGCAGCGCGCGCCGCCTCCGCCACCAGCTCGCCCGTCACGCCCGGGATCGGCGCTTCCCGCGCCGGATAGACCTCCGTCACCCAGGCCGCGTCCGCCGCGGCCAGTGCCCGGCCGAACCCGGCCGCGAAGTCCCGCGTCCTCGAGTAGAGGTGCGGCTGGAAGACGGCCACCAGCCTGCGCCCCGGATACGCCAGCCGCGCCGCCGCCAGCGTAGCCTCGATTTCCGTCGGGTGGTGCGCATAGTCATCCACCACGGTCACCCCACCAGCCTCCCCCAGCACCGTGAAACGGCGCGCCACGCCTCGAAAAAGCGAAAGCGCGCGCCGCGCGGCCTCGAGCCCTGCACCGGCATGGCGCGCCGCAGCGAAAGCGCCCAGCGCGTTGCGCACGTTGTGCACGCCCGGCACGCCCAGGGTCAGCTCACCCAGCAGCCCGCCCTGCTCCTCGATCCGGAAGCGGCTGCCCGCGGCGCCGCACTCGACGTCCACCGCGCGCAGCGCCGCGCCGGCCGACAGTCCGTAGCCCAGCCCCCGCGCGCCGCCCACCTCGGCCAACAGCGCGCGGGCGCCCGGATCGTCCACGCAGGCGGCGATCAGGCCGTCCGCCGGCACGGGCGCGAGGAACTCGAGGAACGCCTCCCGGATGGCCTCGAGCGTGCCATACACGTCCAGGTGGTCGGCCTCGAGCGTGGTTACCACGGCGACGCGCGGCCGCAACCTGAGGAAGGAGCGGTCGTACTCGTCCGCCTCGACCACGAACAGCCGCCCGCCGCCTGGGCGCAGGCCGCCGCCCCAGGCGGGCACGCGGCCGCCCACAAAGCCAGTCGGTTCCAGCCCGGCATCCTCCAGGATCGACGTCACCATGGCCGTCGTCGTCGTCTTCCCGTGCGTGCCCGCCACGGCCACGACCACACCCCGGTTCACCACCGCGCCCAATGCCTCGGCCCGCTTGAGCACCGGGATCCCGGCCGATCGCGCCGCCACCAGCTCCGGATGCAAGGGCGGAACGGCTGCCGTGGTCACCACCGCGGCGGCGCCAGCCACGTGCGACGGGTCATGCCCCTCGAACACCTGCGCGCCCCGGCCGCGAAGCTCCTCTCCCACCGCGCCCGGTCGCAGATCGCAACCCGTCACCCGGCCGCCCAGGCGCAACACCAGCTCCGCCAGTGCGGACATCCCGGCGCCAGCGACGCCCACGAAATGCACCGGCCCGGTACGCACCAGCGCCTCGAGGTCCGGCAGCGCCATCCCGGGACCAGGTGCGGCCACCACTGTCTCTCCGCCCGCGTTCCCCACCGCGTCCGCCATTACTCCTCCAGCAGCGTCAGCAGCCGGCGCGCGATCTCCCTGGCCGCCTGCGGCCGGGCACGCACCCGCGCGCTTTGCGCCATGCGCGCACGCCCCGCCTCGTCCCAGACCAGCGCCACCACCTCGCGCCACAACCGCTCCGGCGTCAGCTCCTGCTGCGGCAGCCAGAGCGCCGCGCCCGCCGCTGCCAGCGCCCGCGCGTTGTACGTCTGATGGTCCGCCGCCGCCGTGGGCAGCGGCACGAGCAGCGCCGGAATGCCCCAGGCCAGCAGCTCCGCCGTCGCCATGGCGCCGGCCCGCGAGACGGCAATGTCCGCGGCGGCCAGGGCCGTCCCCATCTCCTGGATATAGCCGACCACGTGAACCCAGGCAGGGGGCCCAAGTGGCGCGAGCCGCGCGCGCACGTCCTCGAGGTGCCGCGGCCCCGTGGCCCACAGCAGTTCGAGCCCCTCCGGCCGAGCAGGCAGCGCCGCGCGGGCCACGCCTTCCAGGGCCGCCACCAGCGCCTCATTGATCGGCTGCGCGCCCTGGCTGCCGCCCACCACCAGCACCACGCGACCTGCGGGATGGAGCCCTAGCTGCCGCCGGCACGCACTGCGCTCGAGCAACGGATCGGGCGGCCGGATGGGATTCCCCAGCGCCAGCACCTCCGTCTCGGGACCGGGCCGCAGGTGCTCTGCCGCCTCCGGGAAGCCCAGGTGTACCTGCCGCGCGTAGCGGCTCAGCCAGCGCGTCGTCAGCCCCGGATACGAGT
This window encodes:
- a CDS encoding FtsQ-type POTRA domain-containing protein, translated to MRRKRKPWLRWLLLASLVGKLGASAVITPRVLRAVEAFRVRRVALVGTRYLGAEVAVAVSGITAESSVFDNPEPWRERLLRHPLVADVRIERQLPGTLVLEVKEVQPVALLATPELRAVDGAGNLLPIDAAAAALDLPVLLAQGAYGARRRLSDGGTRSALATLERLSRLEPGLAARVSEAHARADGGVRLLFRPPLEADALLPPAADATRFQQLRLALADLRARGELERVRRIDLRFRDQVVVSLDPGLGN
- a CDS encoding UDP-N-acetylmuramate--L-alanine ligase, which codes for MALPDLEALVRTGPVHFVGVAGAGMSALAELVLRLGGRVTGCDLRPGAVGEELRGRGAQVFEGHDPSHVAGAAAVVTTAAVPPLHPELVAARSAGIPVLKRAEALGAVVNRGVVVAVAGTHGKTTTTAMVTSILEDAGLEPTGFVGGRVPAWGGGLRPGGGRLFVVEADEYDRSFLRLRPRVAVVTTLEADHLDVYGTLEAIREAFLEFLAPVPADGLIAACVDDPGARALLAEVGGARGLGYGLSAGAALRAVDVECGAAGSRFRIEEQGGLLGELTLGVPGVHNVRNALGAFAAARHAGAGLEAARRALSLFRGVARRFTVLGEAGGVTVVDDYAHHPTEIEATLAAARLAYPGRRLVAVFQPHLYSRTRDFAAGFGRALAAADAAWVTEVYPAREAPIPGVTGELVAEAARAAGAADVRYHGALPELVDSLLGGLRPGDVCVAMGAGNIDEAARELLARLGAEVGG
- the murG gene encoding undecaprenyldiphospho-muramoylpentapeptide beta-N-acetylglucosaminyltransferase; protein product: MSRVLFAGGGTGGHLYPALALAAALREERPGVEVHFVGARRGVEADVLPAQGVPHTLLPLEPLRRDRVWQNWKLLPALLRSVSALVGVFRRFRPRLAVGTGGYVSGPACGLALVQRIPLAVQEQNSYPGLTTRWLSRYARQVHLGFPEAAEHLRPGPETEVLALGNPIRPPDPLLERSACRRQLGLHPAGRVVLVVGGSQGAQPINEALVAALEGVARAALPARPEGLELLWATGPRHLEDVRARLAPLGPPAWVHVVGYIQEMGTALAAADIAVSRAGAMATAELLAWGIPALLVPLPTAAADHQTYNARALAAAGAALWLPQQELTPERLWREVVALVWDEAGRARMAQSARVRARPQAAREIARRLLTLLEE